TTAAACGGCAAGAAACGGCGTTTTCCtggcaacagctagcccctcaaggtcctggaaccTTGAGTCCTAGAGTAAGTCTCCAAGGAAttctggctctctccctaaccccctcccaacctgagggtatataatgagctACCCGTCACGACGCCAGTGCAGCTCTCCCTGCCCATGGgacctgtccccgtgctttaataaaatcacctttttgcaccaaagacttcTTCACGAATTCTTCcttggccatcggctccagaCCCACGAACCCCCCATCACTCCCAAAACTTCACCACCTCCACCTTGTGCTTCCTACAACTCCACATCCAGCAGGTCACTCTCCCACCGACACTCCTCCAGCCTGTGAAGCTGTTCTGGATCTGGTCCCACCCGTCGCCCTGGCCAATCTCTTGTGCCATGTCCCCGGGCTTCCTGGAGCTCAGCATCGTTCCCTGCACTTAAAAAGCAgggacggggctcctgggtgggcctcagtggctcaagcgtcccactcttggtcttgctcaggtcgccatctcacagttttgtgagctggagccccgcgtcgggctccgagctgatagcacagagtagacttggggttctctctctgtccctcccccactcgcactgtcccttctctttcaaaacaaacatttaaattcctttaaagttaaaaaacaaaataaaataaaggcacgGACACGTGGCTCTCTTCTggctctcatttatttgtttatttggggttgtattttattattttttttaaatacatttttaaatttattgagatgttTGAGAACCTGATTTTTTGGCTCTAGAGACATCCTCCCTGGCTGCCTGTATTCACTGCTGGTGTCGGAGTTTGTGGCTGGCGAGTTGCATCTGGGCCCGCTAATCGTGGTCCCTATGCTGGTCCCTTCGGAGGTCAGACTACTCTGCTCTGAGGACAGGCCTGTGCTGGAACAGGTTGCGATGGAGCTCCAGGAGCGGACTGTGGTTGGTGTCCTGATCGTGGGCTGGATAGTTGTCAACGtgtaccacatgttttcactctccaGGGACATGAAAACCAGAGCATTGTGTTCCCTGTTTTCGATATTTCGTTCTGCGTCCCAGAAGACTTCCCCCTCAAACGGCTCCAACCCGGTGGCCAAGCAGTACCAAACCACCCCCAGGCTCCAAGCGTTTGCGGAAGGGGTGTCCTCCTTTTGCTGCAGGAAGAGTCGTGGGGCAGAATAAGGGGGGCTGTCCCAGAAAGTGTGGAGTTTGTAGCCAGCAAACTGGATGCTTAGTCCAACCCCCGTGAGTTTTACCTTCAGCTTCTTTTGAAAAAGCAGTGTCTCTAGCTTTAGATACCCGCCGATCATACCTTGTTGGTGGCAGTACTCCACCACCGATAACAGCTGGCAGAATTTGTCTGGAACCTCCTCCGTCACTTGGCCACGGTGCGTAAAATCGTCACGCAGGTTGTCTCTGCTTACGTATTCTGAAAGGAGAACCAATGTTTCCTTGCTGTTGATCACCTCAAGTGACTTGACAACACTTGGGTGACTTGAGGTCTTCATATTCTGGGCTTCACGACAAAGTCCCTGGAGGCCAGCGGGGTCCTTCTGGGTTTTCTTGATGAACGTCACATCAGACTGCTTCCTGGGGGGGACGCTGCCCTCACTGGTGATCTCGGGGATCTCGTAAATACAGAAGTCCTCCTCACCAGCGGTAATGGCCTTACGCCCCTGAAGCATGGTGACCTACTAACTATACTAACGCTAAATAATGCTAATTACACGGACTATGCTAACCAACAATACCAACCTACAAAATACTAACAATACTAACAATACTATGCTTATGAACTATACTAACAATATGAACTATACTAACAATATGAACTATACTAACTGTACTAAAACGctaacacaaaaaaaaaacaaatgaaaaacacacacgcgcacacacacactcactcacacacacacacacacacacacacacaaagaaaatgaagggaggaaacgaaaa
This DNA window, taken from Panthera tigris isolate Pti1 chromosome A2, P.tigris_Pti1_mat1.1, whole genome shotgun sequence, encodes the following:
- the LOC122232543 gene encoding serine/threonine-protein kinase SIK2-like — its product is MLQGRKAITAGEEDFCIYEIPEITSEGSVPPRKQSDVTFIKKTQKDPAGLQGLCREAQNMKTSSHPSVVKSLEVINSKETLVLLSEYVSRDNLRDDFTHRGQVTEEVPDKFCQLLSVVEYCHQQAKGGHPFRKRLEPGGGLVLLGHRVGAV